Proteins from one Telopea speciosissima isolate NSW1024214 ecotype Mountain lineage chromosome 1, Tspe_v1, whole genome shotgun sequence genomic window:
- the LOC122659245 gene encoding probable alkaline/neutral invertase F, whose amino-acid sequence MPIPEDTLESLCVKNTAVLKPSPSVHCNLQNISSPRDWTNGSMMNSEHTSLLEEAWENLTKSVVFYKGMPVGTLAALDPSAEALNYNQVFVRDFVPSGLAYLMKQVPEPEIVKNFLVKTLHLQGWEKRIDNFTLGEGVMPASFKVLYDSQRGKETLIADFGGSAIGRVAPVDSGFWWIILLRAYTKCTGDHTLSEMPDMQRGMKLILNLCLSDGFNTFPTLLCADGCCMVDRRMGVYGYPIEIQALFFMALRCARQMLKPECGGKELMERIDKRIAALSYHIRTYFWLDHTQLNNIYCYRTEEYSHTAVNKFNVNPESIPDWVFDFMPLRGGYFIGNVSPARMDFRWFLVGNCIAILSSLATPEQATAIMDLLEERWEDLIGEMPLKIDYPALEGHQWTIITGCDPKNTRWSYHNGGSWPVLLWLLTAACIKSGRPQIAKRVIEMVEQRISKDGWPEYYDGKTGRYIGKQARKFQTWSIAGYLVAKMMIENPSNLLVIALEDDKKIAKPRLTRSVSWTC is encoded by the exons ATGCCGATCCCTGAGGACACTTTGGAATCCCTGTGCGTCAAGAATACGGCGGTGTTGAAGCCATCGCCTAGTGTTCATTGTAACCTGCAAAATATATCTTCTCCACGAGATTGGACAAATGGATCTATGATGAACTCTGAGCATACTTCCTTGCTTGAGGAAGCTTGGGAAAATCTAACGAAATCAGTTGTGTTTTACAAAGGAATGCCGGTGGGAACACTTGCCGCCTTGGATCCGAGCGCGGAGGCTTTGAACTACAACCAG GTTTTCGTGAGAGATTTTGTGCCTAGCGGCTTGGCCTATCTCATGAAACAGGTGCCAGAGCCAGAGATCGTAAAGAACTTCCTGGTAAAGACCCTCCACCTCCAAGGTTGGGAGAAGCGGATAGACAACTTCACTCTTGGAGAAGGTGTAATGCCTGCAAGTTTCAAGGTACTATACGACTCACAGCGAGGGAAAGAAACCTTGATAGCGGATTTCGGTGGGAGCGCAATAGGGAGAGTAGCACCAGTGGATTCTGGTTTCTGGTGGATTATACTCCTCAGGGCGTATACAAAGTGCACAGGGGATCATACCCTGTCTGAGATGCCCGATATGCAGAGGGGCATGAAGTTGATACTCAACCTTTGCCTGTCTGATGGCTTCAATACCTTTCCTACCTTACTCTGCGCAGATGGTTGTTGTATGGTGGACAGGAGGATG GGAGTGTATGGGTACCCAATAGAGATTCAGGCACTTTTCTTCATGGCTTTGAGGTGCGCAAGGCAGATGCTAAAGCCAGAGTGTGGGGGAAAGGAATTGATGGAGAGGATAGATAAGCGAATAGCGGCTCTGAGCTACCACATCCGCACTTATTTCTGGCTCGATCACACTCAGCTGAACAACATCTATTGTTATCGCACCGAGGAGTACTCCCACACTGCTGTCAACAAATTTAATGTCAACCCGGAATCAATTCCAGATTGGGTGTTCGATTTCATGCCTCTACGAGGTGGCTACTTCATAGGAAACGTCAGCCCTGCTCGGATGGACTTCCGGTGGTTCTTGGTGGGCAATTGCATTGCAATCCTGAGTTCCCTTGCTACACCTGAGCAGGCCACGGCCATCATGGATCTATTGGAGGAGCGATGGGAGGACTTGATCGGTGAGATGCCTCTGAAGATTGATTATCCAGCATTGGAGGGACACCAGTGGACAATTATCACCGGATGCGATCCCAAGAACACTCGTTGGAGTTATCACAATGGCGGGTCTTGGCCAG TATTGTTATGGCTACTGACAGCGGCATGCATCAAGAGCGGTAGACCGCAGATCGCCAAGAGAGTTATAGAGATGGTGGAGCAACGGATTTCCAAGGACGGGTGGCCAGAGTACTATGACGGGAAGACTGGGCGTTACATTGGGAAGCAAGCTAGGAAATTCCAGACGTGGAGCATTGCAGGCTATCTGGTGGCCAAGATGATGATAGAGAACCCATCAAATCTACTAGTCATTGCTCTTGAGGACGACAAGAAGATAGCCAAGCCTAGGCTCACCCGCTCCGTCTCCTGGACTTGCTGA